A DNA window from Pseudomonas wuhanensis contains the following coding sequences:
- a CDS encoding fumarylacetoacetate hydrolase family protein, with amino-acid sequence MTMTEYVFTPDLPVTLPVAGSQQRFPVGRVFCVGRNYPWPDTQGQSRQPPVFFMKPASNVVDAAGEVTFPPLTEEFVHEIELVVAIGEGGANIPESQARAYVWGYAVGLDLTRRDVQRTAKSNGLPWEGAKVFDGAAPMTAIVPVTRAGHPDGELWLNVNGEERQRDSLDSQIWSVSEIISRISQSVALRAGDLIMTGSPAGVDALQPGDIINAGIDGIGQLEMRVGQRP; translated from the coding sequence ATGACGATGACTGAGTATGTGTTTACCCCGGATCTACCCGTGACCTTGCCGGTTGCCGGCAGCCAGCAGCGCTTTCCCGTTGGCCGGGTATTTTGCGTCGGCCGCAACTACCCTTGGCCAGACACCCAAGGCCAGTCCCGCCAGCCGCCAGTGTTCTTCATGAAACCGGCGAGCAACGTGGTGGATGCGGCGGGTGAAGTGACTTTCCCGCCGTTGACCGAAGAGTTTGTCCACGAAATCGAATTGGTCGTGGCCATCGGTGAAGGCGGCGCCAATATTCCGGAGAGTCAGGCGCGGGCCTATGTCTGGGGCTATGCCGTCGGTCTTGACCTGACCCGTCGTGATGTCCAGCGCACGGCCAAAAGCAATGGTTTGCCGTGGGAAGGTGCCAAAGTGTTCGACGGCGCCGCGCCGATGACCGCCATCGTGCCAGTGACTCGCGCCGGACACCCGGACGGCGAGTTGTGGCTGAACGTCAACGGCGAAGAACGCCAACGCGACAGCCTCGACAGCCAGATCTGGTCAGTCAGTGAAATCATCAGCCGGATCTCTCAGTCGGTGGCGCTCCGGGCCGGCGATCTGATCATGACCGGCAGCCCGGCAGGCGTCGATGCGCTGCAACCAGGCGACATCATCAACGCCGGGATCGACGGCAT